TCTAACCgatatttgcaaataaaagaaagaactcaAGTGATTTATGAATCACTCTGACACACTCAAATCACATTTTTTGGCATACTATCTTTATTTTAGGGGAAACATAAATGTAAGTTGATATTATTCCTGATATTTCTGCTTTTAATACAATAGAATCCAATTCTAGTGCTTTTGGAAGGCAAGataattctgtgatttttgtaTTATAGGTATCTTTTTGTGATATGGGTGTCCCAGGATACTTAACTTGACTTTCAGTAGAGACAAGTCCATTGTAAAGCTAACCACTTTGAACCTGTTAACATGTGTATTAGTGACTTTGGTGGTGATGGCAccagaggagcagcagcagaTAGTAACAGTGATGGGGTAATAAGGACAATAATGGAATTTAAAGgtctttctttctcatccacATAATATTCCTGTCCATAAGAGAAAGTGCAATTGGAAAGTAATAATCTtgagttattaaatatttcacagaCTTTCAAAATCTATTACAGTGTTGCATAAAATAGAACTCCAGCCAATAAGGGAACTTCTCTAGACTATCGAATGTGACCTAGGTAATTTCTATCTTATGGAAAATTGagagccagcccggtggtgcagtggttaagtacacatgttccacttcggcagcccggagttcactggttcagatcccagttgcggacatggcactgtgtggcaagccatgctgtggtaggtgtcccacatataaagtagagaaagatgggcatggatgttagctcagggccagtcttcctcagaaaaaagaggaggattggcagatgttagctcagggctaatcttcttcggaaaaaaaaaaatttgaacagatacAGGACTTGCTAGTAGTGTCTATCTATCCAGTAACAGACCACATGAATGGTATCACTTTATATCAGGTGCTAAGCAGCCTTTAGTCCTGAATTTTCTGTTGATGCTCCCATGAGTTTTGTGACACTTCATCTCATTTATCCCACCCCGTGGGGACATGACCTCatacttccatttttaaaaaaatagctaaataaatcGTCTTAAGGCCCCATTCCTGTTATAGGACACAGAGGTCAACAGGAATGCCCTGTGTACTGATACACACTCAGGTCCGAGGACCAAGAGTGCCAAGCGCATCAGGGGTGTCTCATCCCAAACAATCTACTAGAAAGCGCATCTCCAGAATCTTTcttgaagattttttctttccaaaccaAAGTCATCTACCTGGAAAGAACTAAAGTAAAATGTGATCCACTGGCCTCTCACAAGGCCTTCATATATACAGCCTGTTGCGTTCTTTATAGTCCAACAACAGTAGATAAATGTATTAGAATGTTCCCAGGCAGTACTTCTATTACTACTtttaatcaatttacataaaaattctgTCTTGTTCAATATATCTAGAAAATGGCCATAATTTTAAGATATGCAagtgtatttctgtatttctaccaTGGGAGAATCCATCATCTCCTGAATTATATTTCTACTATGGGAGATTAAGCTTCATAAGTGATACCTCCACAGGTTTACATAAAATGTCAAGCTTTTGAGAGAGTATGGGAGTTCTAGCAGAAGTTCACTCCCATTCACATCATATGCTCCTTTTCTATGTAAACATTTACTCTGGAGTTTTTCTTAACTTTGAAGTAGCAGTTAATATAAGTTCAGTTTCATTCTGATCATGGGTTTCTGtccttgaaaaatatttctcagaacttattcatttagaaatatgttcATGTATAATggtgtaaaaatattttgtgccATATGTTATAATCACCTTGCAAACATAAGTGAGAAAATTATGAAAGTTCAAAAGATTTTCTGCAGGAAGAGAGAACGCTAAAcaaattcaggaaataaaaaaagctCAATTATTGGTTTTCATCCTACATTAACATGATTTCAGAGTCATTTATGCTACTAAATCAATATCTTGAAACCTAATTTAAAAGAGGTAGTCTGTTAAGTTAAATCTCTTAAGATTTTGCTATCTGTCCTTGTAATCTCTATGACAGCTTTATCTTGTCATTTGACATCCAAGACCCCTTCCAAATACTAGTAGAGTTTCGTTTTTCGGATAACTTTGTAATTACCATGCTAACGATTTTATGTATTTAGATTCAGCAAAATATCTTCAGATCTAGACcacagcataaaatattttttatattcactGCCATGCCTTTCCtgcatttctctgtctctgtgttttgatgcgtcattattattttcttggtttattttatttttaacttcataaaCCCTGCTCGTTTCTAAGTTGGCTCCCAGTggaccagcccctcctcccacgcACAAAGCTTCACCTGGCCCACGTAAAGGAGGTCTCCAGGGACTCGCACAGGCGGCGCTGTCCCTGACAGCCAAGTGTCCGCCAGCAAACCCTTTGGCCCTGACACCACCTCCTTTTCTGGACAGCTTCTTGGATGAATTAGAGAAACTAAGTACTTTAACCTTATCTGGTGACCAAGACAAATCAAATATCCTAGAGGAGATCACCCTTGAAATTCAGGAGGAGCCCTCAGTTCTCTTTCCGTTGCCTCCAGCATCTCTACCTGCCACATCAccatcctctctgctccctttcaCCGGCTCTGGTGTCAGCTCAGCCACAGCCCAGCTCTCTGAGGCAGTGCCACTTCAGGATCCCAGAATGACACCTCAAAACAAGTTTGCAGATCTGACAAAAATGAGAAGGGGCTTTTCGGGCCCTGACAAAGTACCTCAAGTCCTAGGTGATAAGTTCGTGGCCTCTGCACACACCAGTGTGGGTCCCTtgccccaaaccctccctgtcattggagaggaagatgaggaaattggtGAGGGGGTCATGTCAGGCATTCGAAGAAGGCCAGAATCTCAAGAAGCAGATGCCTTGTGGTGTGGCCATGTTGGCACAGAGACGACACCAAGCCTGCacattgaagaggaggaagaggagagaaaaactgaCTACTTAAAATATCCAGTAGCCAGCCCCACAGATCCTAGGACCCCTAAGGAAGACAGCAATGCAGCAAAAACCAGTAATGAGGTATTTTAATTTTGCCTACTTCCTGAAGAACTAACCAGTCTTACTACAATTAGCTAGTACAGTTAATCATATTAATAAACATCAATTTTGACATTGCCTTAGAAACTTCCTTATAAGAAACACAAGGGCTCTATAAGTCAGGGGCAGAGGGATATATGGAAACACACCGAATTTTCATAAGATGATGGAAATATATGATAtaattccattatttatttattactctaAGTTCATATTTAAATAGTCATTGTAATTTATATagtctttctaattttctaatattaataattatacctAATAGTTGAGCTCTTCTTGAGCATCAGACAGTATTCTAAGAATTCCACATCTTTACTCTTCAAAACTCAGTAAGATGGATTatgttattatccccactttagagatgaggaaattattACACAGAGAGATTAGTCCAATTCCAGGATGTGAAAACTATACACCATCCCTTTGACATAGTGGcagtttgaaaaaaagaaaaaagaaaaaggaaagaaggaaagaaggaaaaaaaacggAAAAGAAAAGTAGTACTCCAGACCCCTTTCAACTCTTTCTAAAGAGGTAATTTTCTTCAAGTCGGTAACTAATTAAGAATTGGGTCCTGCCTCTTCATCTTACAAACACAGAAACTTGGGCAATGATTTTAATCgacaaaggaggaaaataccCTGAATCTTTAGCTTGTGaacctctttaaaaaaagaaaaccttgatCTCTCAAATATGCAACCTGTGAATTACAAAGCAAGTATGATTACTGTCAAATACTGATattatgaaacaaaaagaatgatcATGTTATGCCACTACTCGAGTCACTTTCCTCCATGATCCTCtatgtaaaaatcttaaaaattgaaaatcatttttaaaacccCAGAGTTTCCTATTAAGATCTTACCAATAATGAACGTAGAGGCTTTTGGCCTATACAGGGTCTTCTTGGGCTTAAGCGATGGCCAGTGCCCATGAGGCCCCTGGTCACTCACAAAACCATGAGGCTTGGCTATTCCCAAACCAGGAGAGAAAATTCACCTGAACAAAGAAGCCAGCCATGCCTGCGTTCGAATAGAACAAACATACCACTTAACAATAGGGGTCATTCGTTGCAGGAAGACAAACATGTTTCTAAGTCAAACGCTTAAATAactaattttctcttcagcttAATCAATTGGAAGACATGATTAGCTATGTGGCTTGGTTCCCAGGAACCTGTTGTGGGCAGTACCCCAGGCCTTGCATTCAGGGCCATTCCCaccatgcatgcacgcacacgcACAAACGCACGCACACGCATGCACGTAGAGGTCATAACTTCCCTTGCTTTGTAACCAACTGACTACATATAAATTGTGATCTACCTTACACCCAAGTTACGAAGAGTCATTCAGGGTTTTAGATCCTTTTTACTTTCCTGTTTAGAAGGAGccatcatataaatatattataaagttgTAGAATATGGGGGTTCTTATCTCCAGCCACTCcaatcagaaaaattaaactgATCATACTCATAGGAAATTTTGACtccaattcaaaagaaaaagttagtgCTTTTAGAGCAAGCATTTGTCATAAATGTCACTTCCCAGTGATTTggtaactttaaaattatttaagtttGGGGGGTATTCTCTAAAGACCGTGTAACCTCGTTCTGGACACGAGCATAATCTCATCTTGTCTTTCCTCAATATTTAAGACACCTTCGTTCTCTCCGGGCGACCGAGCGTCTACACCTTTTCCCAGctgtcttctttcctcccctccctttcaTTCTCCCTTGGCCTCTGACTCTGAGCTGGTCTCTACACTCTCtcagcctccccagccctgctcacctcctctcctccctaaATACTCTTATCAACAGGAGATAAATTCACCAAAATTAAAGGTAAAGGCATCTTGAGTGTGGTTTGTTGCATGTCTTTAAATGGACTTAATGCCTTAGATGTGTGTGTTTAGATCGTGCCATCTTACAAGATCTAAAAAGTCATGTAAACGTTGGTTGCTAACTTTTAACATGTCAGCGTGGCCTCTATCCCAAAATGTAAAAGATAGAGTCACATAGCAGCTATACCCAGATTGAGGAGAAAAACCAACTAAGGTTTATGTAAGAATAAggaga
This Equus quagga isolate Etosha38 chromosome 22, UCLA_HA_Equagga_1.0, whole genome shotgun sequence DNA region includes the following protein-coding sequences:
- the LOC124231667 gene encoding uncharacterized protein LOC124231667; this encodes MTPQNKFADLTKMRRGFSGPDKVPQVLGDKFVASAHTSVGPLPQTLPVIGEEDEEIGEGVMSGIRRRPESQEADALWCGHVGTETTPSLHIEEEEEERKTDYLKYPVASPTDPRTPKEDSNAAKTSNETPSFSPGDRASTPFPSCLLSSPPFHSPLASDSELVSTLSQPPQPCSPPLLPKYSYQQEINSPKLKADLKSKIFVLGKPPRSPVMSRRSCGSPVRGLSGSHRVGSKHPALSRTPWPPPTLPGGWLSLSCHCCALPVK